A DNA window from Hoplias malabaricus isolate fHopMal1 chromosome 5, fHopMal1.hap1, whole genome shotgun sequence contains the following coding sequences:
- the LOC136696447 gene encoding interferon-induced very large GTPase 1-like, with protein MKRICEEEDEKHQTQQCRRSEGRCQSNLGSHNTSAVPQTDGKNKKAEGSTISIQDLICRLNLNNFYPHKLTAEEILCISMTSIPRNGSEKESLKEENLAFLYLHKLLTLDYRARFVSVHKEVAISEENTTPGKNDEFLSDENDCSDINNDENTHIHPMDVQMAVFHCADSFLKQYIVTKLSSCQYALPLLVPNPTSAETELPLWTFRQVRKAWRTADGPSRTVPVCQVRAPMVFFCRVGSVSTSKSQLLNSVINPSHDTFFHRDSPGSSKTSLFKEGLVEIAWYCPSGKNYDLFSDITAFCNLHGDAVEHREQTEFLTQQSAVNVVLMQNMNLSEKNKELLLELQKSPKPLICVVSDLQNGVKMGSGNNIKIGVRDARQAELQQNLRHVIEVCLQKSSLDHTFSLEESSDAAKQCGFRVDEDREDCQKGKTGALEVMNLLKGEDLCQMKTKFLPCQGTLWHDWTRKYKQLYHFYENVEQNKSRTKEEMREIRKQQRNSSFNDFIKAVYNNLNSESMVKVYFVKWLGVNLDTIFSEKLSEVTQEYSSLFSDVHSIKQKPERDESRLKEKMKDLVRLSENVDALTLGLEHIVREMGQIYEAWAECPTEMTAEIRALPALAADLLISGHPLELMDGDAAHVPLTWIESVLDKVTEKLGDQRVFVLSVLGLQSSGKSTMLNTMFGVQFAVSAGRCTKGAFMQLVRVKEEVKKELKFDYIILLDTEGLHSLELVSKHSDRSHDNELATFVTGLADLTLINIFGESLAEIKDIIQVVVQAFLRMKKVNLTPSCKFVHQNVTDISATEKNVEGRRKLQELLDKMTELAAKEERCNAECFTDVIRFDIEKDVYYMPQLWEGNPPMAPPNPRYSENIESLKQAVLTAAAQKKPLRFSELKVRIKDLWDAVLNEKFVFSFKNTLEIAAYRKLETEYWNWTWALRKELLIIQNKLQNRIENGALKSVDRELIHEEIESTYCTVKKEMEKFFTEDKDAVILSQWKTRTELNIKDVLDRLTQTTEREMNELIKLKAACKKLDERKAQYMNELFNESKALATELKNKTEKLDLEQEFNKMWKKWISDLTAGVPPVKDVNIEQEVMTLLNSPYEPGVVYSRKDSGHYREICRKEDFSEYVTVKKSVKGVCNYYICNSKHHDSVRDLVQQTVRNVTEIIRSKPVSRTGYSDTYTQEIVDCVKQRVSEFKAEGFLLKNEFTVDLTLFVCDTAVREFTKLHRLFRETNDPVIYLENKKQEYFSVFKKLYEGVSATSVFADSVCNKLRSSISQAAIAQTAIDAAGEMRRNYPAFNGNRSNLEKHILKDLAETEDFQQFITYIRRPKEHFLHFIDKKFREEMFKRQNSRILQILRNAVKMKEKSVTIAIQKATEETKERKGDVNEWLKSFAEELGYWMHFTVKDLIPTNSEENMDAEFFGKLIMEGLQTIVNDLTNDFNDSCLDSVWMDLFKQSLEDILMEQLCGCWVQCPFCAAICTNTMENHDGDHSVPFHRPRGVNGGGWYNTDNISIEFCTSSLASDCFIVLPDGRCVPYRNYREAGPEYARWSITPDESKQPYWKWVVCRFEKDLEKYYGGTFQGEGQIPYSWWRITKEEAIRSLNYDSHRTSHWRRLYLGRYLSEY; from the coding sequence ATAAACTGACAGCAGAGGAAATATTATGTATCAGTATGACTTCAATTCCGAGAAATGGGTCAGAAAAAGAGTCTCTGAAAGAGGAAAACCTGGCCTTTTTGTACCTTCATAAATTGCTGACACTGGATTACAGAGCGAGATTTGTGTCCGTACATAAAGAAGTAGCCATCAGTGAAGAAAATACAACACCTGGTAAAAATGATGAATTTTTGAGTGATGAAAATGACTGTAGTGATATTAATAATGAtgaaaatacacacattcacccaatggACGTCCAGATGGCAGTGTTCCACTGTGCGGACAGTTTCCTAAAGCAGTACATAGTTACTAAACTCTCCTCCTGTCAGTACGCTCTCCCACTGCTGGTACCTAACCCTACATCTGCAGAAACTGAGCTCCCTCTCTGGACGTTCAGACAGGTGAGAAAGGCTTGGAGGACAGCTGATGGTCCCAGCAGGACTGTGCCAGTCTGTCAGGTCAGAGCTCCAATGGTGTTCTTCTGCAGAGTGGGCTCTGTATCAACTTCTAAATCCCAGCTGCTGAACTCTGTGATTAACCCAAGCCACGACACCTTCTTCCACAGAGACAGTCCCGGCAGCAGCAAAACCTCCCTCTTTAAGGAGGGTCTGGTGGAGATTGCCTGGTACTGTCCTTCAGGAAAAAATTATGATCTTTTCAGTGACATTACCGCCTTCTGCAACCTCCACGGTGATGCTGTAGAGCACAGGGAGCAAACTGAGTTTTTGACTCAACAATCTGCAGTCAATGTTGTCCTGATGCAGAACATGAATCTCagtgagaaaaacaaagagcTGTTACTGGAGCTCCAAAAATCTCCAAAGCCCTTGATCTGTGTTGTCAGTGATCTGCAGAATGGTGTTAAAATGGGAAGTGGAAACAACATAAAAATAGGAGTCAGAGACGCAAGACAGGCAGAACTACAACAAAACCTAAGACATGTGATTGAAGTGTGTTTGCAGAAAAGTAGTTTAGATCACACTTTCAGTCTTGAGGAAAGCTCAGATGCAGCAAAACAATGTGGGTTCAGAGTCGATGAAGACAGAGAGGACTGTCAGAAAGGAAAAACTGGAGCTCTGGAGGTCATGAACCTGCTGAAGGGAGAAGACCTGTGTCAAATGAAAACCAAGTTCCTGCCCTGTCAGGGGACACTGTGGCACGACTGGACGAGGAAATATAAACAGCTTTATCACTTTTATGAAAATGTTGAACAGAACAAAAGCAGAACAAAGGAGGAAATGAGGGAAATACGGAAACAACAAAGGAACTCTTCATTTAATGACTTTATAAAAGCTGTGTATAATAATTTAAACTCTGAATCTATGGTGAAAGTGTACTTTGTGAAATGGCTTGGTGTCAACCTTGACACAATCTTTTCAGAGAAACTTTCAGAAGTCACTCAGGAATATTCCAGTCTGTTTTCAGATGTGCATTCTATAAAACAAAAACCTGAAAGAGATGAAAGTCGGCTGAAAGAGAAGATGAAAGATCTTGTGAGATTATCAGAGAATGTGGATGCACTGACACTTGGCCTGGAGCACATAGTCAGAGAAATGGGCCAGATCTACGAGGCCTGGGCTGAATGTCCTACAGAAATGACGGCAGAGATCCGGGCTCTCCCTGCTCTGGCTGCAGATCTCCTGATCTCTGGACATCCACTGGAGCTGATGGATGGAGATGCTGCTCATGTTCCTCTGACCTGGATAGAGTCTGTTCTGGACAAGGTCACTGAGAAACTGGGAGACCAGAGAGTCTTTGTGCTGTCTGTTCTGGGTCTGCAGAGCTCAGGAAAGTCTACAATGCTGAACACCATGTTTGGGGTGCAGTTTGCTGTGAGTGCTGGACGGTGCACTAAAGGAGCGTTTATGCAGCTGGTCAGAGTCAAAGAAGAGGTTAAAAAAGAGCTGAAGTTTGACTACATCATTCTTCTGGACACTGAAGGTCTTCATTCTTTAGAGCTGGTGAGTAAACACTCTGATCGCTCTCATGACAATGAACTGGCCACATTCGTCACTGGGCTTGCAGATCTGACTCTGATAAACATTTTTGGGGAAAGTCTTGCAGAAATCAAGGACATCATTCAAGTTGTAGTTCAGGCTTTTCTCAGAATGAAGAAAGTTAATCTGACTCCCAGCTGTAAGTTTGTTCATCAGAATGTTACAGATATCTCTGCTACAGAGAAGAATGTGGAAGGAAGAAGGAAACTGCAGGAATTGTTGGACAAAATGACTGAGTTAGCAGCAAAAGAAGAAAGGTGCAATGCTGAGTGTTTTACTGATGTCATCAGATTTGACATTGAGAAAGATGTGTATTACATGCCTCAGCTGTGGGAAGGAAACCCCCCCATGGCTCCCCCCAACCCACGTTACAGTGAAAATATAGAGAGTCTGAAACAGGCCGTTCTTACAGCTGCAGCACAGAAGAAACCTCTACGATTCTCAGAGCTTAAAGTCCGCATTAAAGACCTGTGGGATGCAGTGCTGAATGAGAAGTTTGTGTTCAGCTTCAAGAACACTCTGGAGATTGCTGCATACAGGAAGTTGGAGACTGAGTACTGGAACTGGACCTGGGCCCTTCGGAAAGAGCTGCTCATCATTCAGAACAAACTGCAGAACAGGATTGAAAATGGAGCTCTAAAATCTGTCGATCGAGAACTGATTCATGAAGAAATCGAGAGCACGTACTGCACAGTGAAGAAAGAGATGGAAAAATtctttactgaagataaagatgctGTGATCCTTTCTCAGtggaaaacaagaacagaactGAACATTAAAGATGTACTTGACAGACTCACTCAGACGACTGAAAGagaaatgaatgaacttatTAAACTGAAGGCAGCATGTAAAAAGCTAGATGAAAGGAAAGCTCAGTACATGAATGAGTTGTTTAACGAGAGTAAAGCTCTGGCGACTGAACTGAAAAACAAGACTGAGAAACTGGACCTTGAACAAGagtttaataaaatgtggaagAAATGGATTTCAGATCTGACTGCAGGTGTTCCACCAGTTAAAGATGTGAACATAGAGCAGGAAGTGATGACGTTACTAAATTCACCTTATGAACCTGGAGTTGTTTATTCCAGAAAGGACAGTGGTCATTACAGAGAGATCTGCAGAAAAGAAGACTTCTCTGAATATGTGACAGTGAAGAAAAGTGTTAAAGGTGtttgtaattattatatttgtaattCAAAACACCATGATTCAGTCAGAGATCTAGTGCAGCAGACAGTGAGAAATGTTACTGAGATCATCAGGTCTAAACCAGTGTCCAGAACAGGCTACagtgacacatacacacaggagaTTGTGGACTGTGTAAAACAGCGAGTGTCAGAGTTTAAAGCGGAGGGATTTCTATTAAAGAATGAATTCACAGTAGATCtgactctgtttgtgtgtgacactgcagtTAGAGAGTTCACTAAGCTTCACCGACTCTTCAGAGAGACTAATGACCCTGTGATTTAtctggaaaacaaaaaacaagagtATTTCTCTGTCTTCAAGAAGCTGTATGAAGGTGTCTCAGCCACCAGTGTGTTTGCGGACTCAGTGTGTAACAAACTCAGATCATCAATCTCTCAGGCTGCCATTGCTCAAACTGCCATTGATGCAGCTGGAGAAATGAGGAGAAATTACCCAGCATTCAATGGGAACAGGTCAAACCTGGAGAAACACATCCTGAAGGATTTGGCAGAAACTGAAGACTTTCAACAGTTCATTACATACATCAGACGTCCAAAGGAacactttttacattttatagatAAAAAATTTAGAGAGGAAATGTTTAAAAGACAAAACTCCAGAATACTGCAGATACTGAGGAATGCTGTgaaaatgaaggagaaaagTGTGACTATTGCCATTCAAAAAGCCACAGAGGAGACTAAAGAGAGGAAAGGAGATGTGAATGAGTGGCTGAAGAGTTTTGCAGAGGAACTCGGTTATTGGATGCATTTTACTGTGAAGGATCTAATACCTACTAATTCAGAAGAAAACATGGACGCAGAGTTTTTTGGTAAACTGATAATGGAAGGTCTTCAAACTATTGTTAATGATCTAACTAACGACTTTAACGACTCTTGTCTTGATTCAGTCTGGATGGACCTATTTAAGCAAAGCCTAGAAGACATTCTGATGGAACAGTTGTGTGGATGTTGGGTGCAGTGCCCCTTCTGTGCAGCTATCTGCACCAATACAATGGAGAATCATGATGGAGATCACAGTGTCCCTTTCCACAGACCTCGAGGAGTCAATGGGGGTGGGTGGTATAACACAGATAACATCTCTATAGAGTTCTGCACCAGTTCACTAGCCAGTGACTGCTTCATTGTCTTACCAGATGGAAGATGTGTGCCTTACAGGAACTACAGAGAAGCTGGCCCAGAATACGCTCGTTGGAGCATCACCCCTGATGAATCTAAACAGCCCTACTGGAAATGGGTTGTGTGTAGGTTTGAGAAAGACTTGGAGAAATACTATGGAGGAACATTTCAGGGAGAAGGGCAGATTCCTTACAGCTGGTGGAGAATTACAAAGGAAGAAGCTATTAGGAGCTTAAATTATGATTCACACAGGACTTCACACTGGAGAAGACTTTACCTTGGGAGATATTTATCAGAATATTGA